Proteins encoded together in one Calditrichota bacterium window:
- the serS gene encoding serine--tRNA ligase, whose protein sequence is MLDIKLIRENEPLVRQKLESRGQSDLLDGLIGLDKRRRELIETSDSLKAKRNELTKEIAEAGKRGEIVTALKDQSRAIGQDINKHDDELKEIETELRSRLLQIPNLPHDSVPVGRSADENVVVREWGSPPVFDFEPKDHLALGRDLGLFDFERGTKITGSGFPVYKAAGAILERALVNFFLETHRERGVYTEVSVPFIVNRDSLTGTGQLPKFEEDLYLCGIDDYFLIPTAEVPITNLHRDEMLQESSLPLAYCGYTPCFRREAGSYGKDTRGFLRVHQFDKVEMVKFTRPEESYEEHEKMTADATHLLELLNIHYRVVLLCSGDMGFGAAKCYDIEIWSPAEKKWLEISSCSNFEAFQSRRANIRYRRPDTGKPDFVHTLNGSGLATPRLLVVMLESYQNDDGTVSVPDVLKKYTGFSLITPSGVR, encoded by the coding sequence ATGCTTGATATCAAACTTATTCGCGAAAATGAGCCGCTGGTGCGGCAAAAACTTGAATCCAGAGGTCAATCCGATTTGCTGGACGGATTGATCGGGTTGGACAAACGTCGCAGAGAGCTTATCGAAACTTCAGACAGTCTCAAAGCTAAGCGAAATGAACTAACCAAAGAGATTGCCGAGGCTGGGAAACGCGGCGAAATTGTAACTGCCCTTAAAGACCAAAGCAGGGCGATCGGTCAGGATATCAACAAGCATGACGATGAACTAAAAGAAATTGAGACCGAGCTGCGGTCTCGTTTGCTTCAGATTCCAAACCTTCCGCACGATTCTGTTCCTGTTGGTAGGTCTGCCGACGAAAATGTCGTCGTGCGTGAATGGGGATCGCCTCCCGTCTTTGACTTTGAACCCAAGGACCATTTGGCGTTGGGTCGTGACTTAGGGCTGTTCGATTTCGAAAGAGGTACGAAAATTACCGGCAGCGGATTTCCGGTATACAAAGCGGCTGGCGCGATTCTGGAACGTGCACTGGTGAACTTCTTCCTTGAAACGCACCGGGAACGAGGCGTCTACACTGAAGTTTCCGTGCCGTTTATCGTTAATCGAGACAGTCTCACCGGGACAGGCCAGCTTCCGAAATTTGAGGAAGACCTCTACCTTTGTGGTATTGACGACTATTTTCTGATTCCGACGGCGGAAGTTCCAATTACGAATTTGCACCGCGACGAGATGCTTCAAGAGTCGTCGCTGCCTTTGGCATACTGCGGCTACACTCCCTGTTTTCGTCGTGAGGCCGGTTCATACGGCAAGGATACGCGGGGATTCTTACGGGTTCATCAATTCGACAAGGTCGAGATGGTGAAGTTCACTCGACCCGAAGAATCTTACGAAGAGCACGAAAAGATGACCGCGGACGCGACCCATCTCTTAGAACTCTTGAATATCCATTATCGTGTCGTATTGCTGTGTTCCGGAGATATGGGTTTTGGAGCGGCCAAATGCTACGACATCGAAATTTGGTCTCCCGCAGAGAAGAAATGGCTGGAAATCTCGTCCTGTTCCAATTTTGAGGCATTTCAGTCCCGCCGTGCAAACATCCGCTACCGCCGGCCCGACACCGGAAAGCCGGACTTCGTTCATACACTGAATGGGTCGGGACTCGCAACTCCGCGTCTGCTTGTTGTTATGCTTGAATCTTACCAGAATGACGATGGAACCGTAAGCGTGCCGGACGTGTTGAAGAAATACACGGGTTTTAGCTTAATCACACCCTCAGGGGTTCGATAG
- a CDS encoding response regulator: protein MARILVIDDDHDYRSILREFIEGRGHTVLEAENASSGTDIFLREKIDLVVSDFMMPEKSGMELLSELKNIHPKVLFIMVTGFASLDTAKEAMRLGAYDLLSKPVDMDQLSSVMQRALSTIELQSNLSTVRGVNIALMLSIPLWLGVGYLLFRFIGR, encoded by the coding sequence ATGGCTCGTATTCTCGTAATAGATGACGATCATGATTATCGTTCCATCTTGCGCGAATTCATCGAAGGGCGAGGGCACACGGTTCTCGAAGCCGAGAATGCGTCGAGTGGCACGGATATCTTTTTGCGCGAGAAGATCGACCTCGTCGTTTCGGATTTCATGATGCCGGAAAAGTCGGGGATGGAACTCTTGAGTGAGCTTAAGAACATTCATCCCAAAGTTCTGTTCATTATGGTCACCGGTTTTGCGTCGCTCGACACGGCCAAAGAAGCCATGCGGCTTGGTGCCTACGATTTGCTCTCGAAACCGGTGGACATGGATCAATTGTCTTCCGTGATGCAGCGTGCGCTGTCGACTATTGAACTGCAAAGTAATCTCTCCACCGTTCGCGGAGTGAATATCGCTCTGATGCTTTCGATTCCGCTATGGTTGGGTGTTGGTTATCTTCTCTTTCGCTTCATCGGACGGTAA
- a CDS encoding class II aldolase/adducin family protein produces MDRIGCLPATDGNFSVRVGTSKAIVTRKGVEKRGLSQADLVEIDLHDPNPHGASSEWKLHRALYEARPDVHAILHVHAPNLGVFVAAGKVPDVQLLMEAEITLNGVALIPYVEPGTAQLGEAAIEHGGNAGVLLLERHGVVAVGASIDEALHRLERAEFLARVQLGLKLL; encoded by the coding sequence TTGGATCGTATTGGTTGTCTTCCGGCAACGGACGGCAACTTTTCCGTGCGTGTGGGAACGTCGAAAGCGATCGTGACGCGCAAAGGTGTCGAGAAGCGCGGCCTTAGCCAGGCCGATTTAGTTGAGATCGACCTTCATGATCCGAATCCCCACGGAGCTTCCAGTGAATGGAAACTCCATCGTGCGCTGTACGAAGCGCGACCGGATGTTCATGCGATTTTGCACGTCCATGCGCCCAATCTTGGCGTTTTCGTTGCCGCCGGAAAAGTACCCGATGTGCAGCTTCTCATGGAGGCAGAAATTACGTTAAACGGTGTCGCACTTATTCCCTATGTCGAACCGGGAACTGCCCAATTAGGTGAGGCGGCGATCGAGCATGGCGGAAATGCGGGTGTATTGCTGCTTGAGCGGCATGGCGTGGTAGCCGTCGGAGCGTCTATTGACGAGGCGCTCCATCGACTGGAACGTGCGGAGTTCCTTGCCCGAGTCCAACTCGGTTTGAAGCTGCTTTGA
- a CDS encoding sugar transferase, translated as MRPLWFRGLLFVADFVVLELAFFGIYWWRFQTGMFSNPVVLTPVDQIVPSLVVSGYWVLHFAVFGLYRFDPLASRAVVAVDCARAAFYGCLVIFLVTFDPTNPLPVTRVVLLTYGLGVTAGVSIVRLTLLTVLQELRIRGIMTMRTLVVGSGKRLESLLHILHGNKFLGANILGVLSPEQESTTEEQSLGAVSDARAKVAELNCELVYVAFDETNLHYLDRTVTLLSSVPARLFVPADHYQRLLGEVRPLGRPSFSFVEIRADLLTPIESALKRVFDLILSSMMLVLTSPVWVIASILILVESGFPIFYAQTRIGLHGRKFKILKFRSMIKDAERETGPVLVSPGDERVTRIGRFLRSTRIDELPQLLNILFGQMSLVGPRPERPEFAEEFSKLSPLFVRRQNVKPGLTGWAQVHLQYDATISAPEKKLELDLFYIENMSIPLDLKILYMTLFVVLRGEG; from the coding sequence ATGCGACCACTTTGGTTCCGCGGGCTGCTGTTTGTAGCTGATTTCGTTGTTCTGGAACTGGCCTTCTTTGGCATCTATTGGTGGCGCTTTCAGACGGGTATGTTTTCCAATCCCGTCGTCCTGACTCCCGTCGATCAGATTGTCCCCAGCCTTGTCGTTTCCGGGTATTGGGTTTTGCACTTTGCCGTCTTTGGTCTGTACAGATTCGATCCCTTGGCTTCGCGAGCCGTCGTCGCTGTCGATTGTGCGCGCGCGGCTTTTTACGGATGTCTCGTGATCTTTCTCGTTACGTTTGACCCGACAAATCCGCTGCCCGTCACACGAGTCGTTTTGCTCACCTACGGACTCGGTGTCACGGCAGGAGTCTCAATCGTTCGGCTCACTCTGTTGACCGTTCTGCAGGAACTCCGAATCCGCGGTATCATGACCATGCGAACGTTAGTTGTCGGTTCCGGCAAAAGGCTTGAGTCGCTTTTGCATATCCTGCATGGAAATAAGTTCCTTGGAGCGAATATTTTAGGCGTGCTGTCGCCCGAACAAGAGTCCACAACGGAAGAACAGTCTCTTGGTGCAGTTTCCGATGCGCGAGCAAAAGTTGCCGAACTGAATTGCGAACTTGTGTATGTAGCATTTGACGAAACGAATTTGCACTACCTCGATCGCACGGTGACTTTGCTTTCGTCCGTTCCCGCTCGTCTGTTTGTTCCGGCAGACCACTACCAAAGACTGCTTGGCGAAGTTAGGCCCCTTGGTCGGCCGAGTTTTTCTTTTGTGGAAATTCGTGCAGATCTCCTGACGCCGATCGAATCCGCGCTTAAGCGGGTCTTTGATCTCATTTTGTCGAGTATGATGCTCGTTTTGACCTCGCCGGTTTGGGTGATCGCGTCGATTCTAATTTTGGTCGAATCGGGGTTCCCGATCTTTTATGCTCAAACAAGGATCGGCCTGCACGGGCGGAAATTCAAGATTCTGAAGTTTCGCAGTATGATTAAAGATGCCGAACGCGAAACCGGACCCGTGCTAGTGAGCCCCGGCGACGAACGTGTCACGCGTATCGGACGGTTCCTGAGATCAACTCGTATTGATGAGTTGCCGCAACTCTTGAATATCTTGTTTGGCCAAATGAGCCTCGTCGGGCCCCGCCCGGAGCGACCCGAGTTTGCCGAAGAATTCTCAAAGCTAAGTCCTCTGTTTGTCCGTAGGCAGAATGTCAAGCCCGGTTTGACAGGCTGGGCACAGGTGCATCTGCAATATGATGCTACCATTTCCGCTCCCGAGAAGAAACTCGAACTCGATCTCTTTTACATCGAAAACATGTCCATCCCCCTCGACCTGAAAATTCTCTACATGACTTTGTTCGTCGTCTTGCGCGGCGAAGGATAG
- a CDS encoding VWA domain-containing protein: protein MSLTLPLLAIRGVTFSSPAVLFLVFALVAVVLSVVVYRRTLPPVSPWRRRLLALIRAVALTLILFLIFEPVVKWLNRSEERAKILLLVDRSASMQIEDNGVVRDSTVNKFLRDARLTTLANDGELRSFVFGDSAIQTSFDSLRGWAPNMVGSDPANAWQVARSAAATEDVGAIVLVTDGAQNMGPNPEREAAQSSIPIYAVGVGDSTVRRDALIADLLTNDIAYKGTQVPVRVRVQAQGLAGQTTRLRIVDSKSRTLLDEQINLNGSVFEKTFETKFAAESEGELRVTAILDSVSGEVSQENNRRSQVIRILDAKYNVLVIAGSPVPDVSFVRQALDLDTTVSVSMYVETPNGFVGGKRFSEDDVRNAEMFVLVDYPTNSSNGALWNAASRRIVDGAPLLYLHGPNVSLSRLETIGARLPMDFQPQTAFDRVVLRDGGSHSALTARGPLPAAWSDLPPVLGATGRVVLKPAAVSVANFAMELTPDIPGGPAVAFLEMNRRRSVAVSVFEFYRWRLGLAKNPAASQFESELFSRLSAWLLAPTEEKQVKLSTDKKVYSTGEPVRVQGQVYAADLSPINDASVLVDVKSGDKTELLSLQGKGNGLYEAQFSAWGSGDYTYSGYAVVRDDTLGRDKGSFVVEKFNLEWLDARARWDVLQGIARNSGGTFVSAARPDSLFNRLSMPTKIVETTREIPLWNRPLFLWILIGLLAVEWLLRKRSGML from the coding sequence TTGAGTCTTACCCTACCTTTGCTTGCGATTCGCGGAGTGACTTTCAGCTCTCCGGCTGTGCTGTTTCTCGTATTTGCTTTGGTGGCGGTTGTTCTCTCCGTCGTTGTTTATCGTAGAACCCTGCCGCCGGTTTCCCCGTGGCGCCGCAGACTTCTCGCTCTGATCCGCGCTGTAGCTTTGACCTTAATCCTCTTCCTGATCTTTGAGCCTGTCGTAAAGTGGCTCAATCGAAGTGAAGAGCGCGCCAAAATTCTTTTGTTGGTTGACCGCTCCGCGTCGATGCAAATCGAAGACAACGGCGTCGTTCGCGATTCGACCGTCAATAAGTTCCTGCGCGATGCGCGCTTAACGACGCTTGCAAACGACGGAGAACTGCGGTCATTCGTGTTCGGTGACTCCGCGATTCAAACGTCCTTCGATTCACTGCGCGGCTGGGCGCCAAACATGGTCGGCTCAGATCCCGCAAACGCATGGCAGGTTGCGCGCTCCGCCGCCGCAACGGAAGATGTCGGGGCAATCGTCTTAGTCACGGACGGCGCGCAAAACATGGGACCGAATCCTGAACGCGAGGCCGCACAGTCAAGCATTCCGATCTACGCCGTGGGTGTCGGTGATTCAACAGTCAGGCGCGATGCGCTGATCGCCGATCTGCTCACCAATGATATCGCTTACAAAGGCACGCAAGTGCCCGTTCGTGTGCGTGTGCAAGCGCAAGGACTTGCCGGTCAAACCACTCGCCTTCGTATCGTCGACTCGAAGTCGCGCACGTTGCTCGACGAACAAATAAACTTGAACGGCTCTGTTTTCGAGAAAACTTTCGAGACAAAATTCGCGGCAGAATCGGAAGGCGAGTTGCGCGTCACGGCAATCCTCGATTCCGTTTCAGGCGAAGTCTCGCAGGAAAATAACCGCCGCTCGCAGGTCATTCGCATTCTCGATGCAAAATATAACGTCTTGGTCATTGCAGGCTCTCCCGTGCCGGACGTGTCTTTTGTGAGGCAGGCGCTTGACTTAGATACAACAGTCTCGGTGTCCATGTATGTGGAAACTCCCAACGGTTTTGTCGGCGGAAAAAGATTCTCCGAAGATGATGTTCGCAACGCCGAAATGTTCGTGCTGGTCGACTACCCGACCAATTCGTCGAATGGCGCGCTTTGGAATGCCGCAAGTCGGCGCATCGTGGACGGAGCGCCGCTGTTGTACCTACATGGACCGAACGTTTCCCTAAGCAGGCTCGAAACAATCGGCGCGCGTTTGCCGATGGACTTCCAACCGCAAACAGCTTTTGATCGCGTCGTGCTGCGTGACGGCGGCTCACATTCGGCGTTGACGGCACGCGGACCGCTGCCAGCCGCTTGGAGTGATTTGCCGCCGGTTCTCGGTGCAACGGGCAGAGTCGTGCTCAAGCCGGCCGCGGTGTCGGTTGCGAATTTCGCAATGGAGCTGACTCCCGATATTCCCGGCGGCCCTGCGGTTGCTTTCCTTGAAATGAACAGACGACGCTCAGTGGCGGTTTCTGTCTTTGAGTTTTACCGATGGAGACTCGGACTTGCCAAAAACCCGGCGGCAAGTCAGTTTGAAAGCGAGTTGTTCTCCAGACTCTCCGCTTGGCTCCTTGCCCCGACCGAAGAGAAGCAAGTCAAGTTGTCTACCGACAAAAAAGTATACAGTACCGGCGAACCTGTGCGTGTGCAGGGCCAAGTCTATGCTGCTGACCTTTCGCCGATCAATGATGCGTCCGTCTTAGTGGACGTAAAAAGCGGAGACAAGACTGAACTGCTTTCCCTGCAAGGAAAAGGCAACGGTCTTTACGAGGCTCAGTTCAGCGCGTGGGGTTCGGGAGACTACACTTATTCCGGCTATGCGGTCGTGCGTGACGATACGTTGGGCCGCGATAAAGGGAGCTTCGTAGTTGAAAAGTTCAATCTCGAGTGGCTCGACGCGCGGGCACGCTGGGATGTCCTGCAAGGTATTGCTCGAAATTCCGGCGGAACATTTGTGAGTGCGGCCCGGCCGGACTCGTTATTCAACAGGCTCTCCATGCCGACTAAAATTGTCGAAACCACACGCGAGATTCCTTTGTGGAACCGCCCGTTGTTCTTATGGATTCTTATCGGTTTGCTGGCCGTTGAATGGCTGCTTCGCAAACGAAGCGGAATGCTATAA
- a CDS encoding acyl-CoA carboxylase subunit beta, with protein MKVADELKRRRAQSKLGGGEKRIEAQHNKGKMTARERLDILLDPGSFMEIDALVTHRSTQFGLDKQVVYGDGVVTGHGKIDGRTVFVFAQDFTAFGGSLAEAHGKKICKIMDLAMKMGAPVIGLNDSGGARVQEGVVSLGAYADIFLRNTLASGVVPQLSAVMGPCAGGAVYSPAITDFTLMVENTSNMFVTGPKVVKTVTHEDITSEELGGANTHASKSGVAHFACPTEAHCLLTMRKLLRYMPQNNHEDPPRQPAPQQPATDESLNSLIPPEPTKPYDIKEVIRRVVDHDSFLEVHADWAMNIVVGFAFVAGRPVGLVANQPAVLAGVLDIDSSRKGGRFVRFCDAFNIPIVTFVDVPGFLPGTEQEWNGIIVNGAKLLYAYCEATVPKITVITRKAYGGAYDVMSSKHIRGDLNFAWPTAEIAVMGAQGAVEIIFSKEIKDAKDPDKEKAKFVSEYTDLFANPFEAAAYGYVDEVIDPAETRARIINGLEMLQNKVDSNPPKKHGNIPL; from the coding sequence ATGAAAGTTGCAGACGAACTTAAACGCCGCAGAGCTCAATCGAAACTTGGCGGCGGCGAAAAACGTATTGAGGCGCAGCACAATAAGGGCAAAATGACTGCCCGCGAACGCCTTGATATCCTCTTGGATCCCGGCTCGTTCATGGAGATTGATGCCTTGGTTACTCATCGCTCCACGCAGTTCGGGCTCGACAAGCAAGTCGTGTACGGCGACGGAGTGGTCACGGGGCACGGCAAAATCGACGGGCGGACGGTCTTTGTTTTTGCGCAGGACTTTACAGCATTCGGCGGATCCCTTGCCGAAGCGCACGGAAAGAAAATCTGCAAAATCATGGACCTTGCTATGAAGATGGGTGCGCCGGTTATCGGTTTGAATGACTCCGGTGGAGCAAGAGTACAGGAAGGCGTCGTTTCCCTCGGCGCCTATGCGGACATTTTCTTGCGCAATACTCTCGCTTCGGGAGTTGTTCCGCAGCTCTCGGCCGTCATGGGGCCGTGCGCGGGCGGTGCGGTCTACAGTCCGGCCATCACGGATTTTACTTTGATGGTCGAGAATACGAGCAACATGTTTGTCACTGGTCCCAAAGTTGTAAAGACGGTGACGCATGAAGATATTACCAGTGAAGAGCTGGGTGGCGCGAATACGCACGCCTCAAAGTCTGGTGTTGCCCATTTCGCGTGTCCGACTGAGGCCCACTGTTTGCTTACTATGCGTAAGCTGCTGCGCTATATGCCGCAGAACAACCATGAGGATCCGCCGCGCCAACCGGCTCCTCAGCAGCCCGCGACTGATGAAAGTCTAAATTCTCTGATTCCACCGGAACCGACGAAGCCGTACGATATCAAAGAGGTGATTCGGCGTGTCGTGGATCACGATTCATTTCTCGAAGTTCATGCCGACTGGGCGATGAATATCGTGGTCGGATTCGCCTTTGTCGCTGGTCGGCCAGTAGGTCTCGTCGCCAATCAACCCGCGGTGTTAGCGGGAGTATTGGACATTGATTCGTCGCGGAAGGGTGGACGTTTTGTACGTTTCTGTGATGCGTTCAATATTCCGATCGTGACATTTGTAGATGTTCCCGGATTCTTGCCGGGCACCGAGCAGGAGTGGAACGGAATTATTGTAAATGGAGCCAAATTGCTGTATGCGTATTGTGAGGCTACCGTGCCGAAGATCACGGTGATCACGCGCAAAGCATACGGTGGTGCCTACGACGTCATGAGTTCCAAGCATATTCGCGGTGACCTAAATTTCGCGTGGCCGACGGCTGAAATTGCGGTTATGGGTGCGCAAGGCGCCGTTGAGATCATCTTTTCCAAAGAGATCAAGGATGCAAAGGATCCGGACAAAGAAAAGGCCAAGTTTGTCTCCGAATACACGGATCTGTTTGCCAATCCCTTTGAAGCCGCGGCATATGGCTATGTCGACGAAGTCATCGACCCTGCCGAAACTCGGGCTCGAATTATCAACGGACTGGAAATGCTCCAGAACAAAGTCGACTCAAATCCGCCGAAGAAGCACGGAAATATCCCACTATAA
- a CDS encoding O-antigen ligase family protein, translating to MVADSAAITGKKFLRLDWTTGLAIGLISIVAVFAWFFWGRAFQFVVALSVATFGLLYLRYLEIPILVLGFLLTSNIANYIPGSTSVFMILTLMVLILRKLLVGDLKWRFGPLIIASLIFIAYYQSTGLWVDRTEYFSWELIYRVVPVLIVVSELFSTPRHHVWFFVGIAFGMLFTSLSTIRTAFEFYTTGAADQIAGSVGYIESTRFYGHWPDPNIMSMTLAAYLGGVIAFWRSKLHFLIRALMLATLVTTVAAILMSLSRTGLVGVVIVVAMMLAVERRRLLLVGILFVVTVILLTILPVDLFGRVADLLSGTDKSTSQRLSLLTAGWHMFWENPIFGGGLGHYKSNVFYYLIYLGQSLFAHNTLVDLGVDGGLVAIVLFAVCVAIALRGLDWKIKYVDNSDTVSLLNAGLRAGMVATIFSFLTMTAYSFVPFWVLMTMSAFYPAATRNQASTQLQAV from the coding sequence GTGGTCGCTGATTCCGCGGCGATCACAGGCAAGAAGTTTCTGCGCCTTGATTGGACGACCGGACTTGCCATCGGACTAATCTCTATCGTCGCCGTATTTGCGTGGTTCTTCTGGGGCCGTGCATTTCAGTTCGTCGTAGCTCTGTCCGTTGCGACGTTCGGACTGTTGTACTTGCGTTATCTTGAGATTCCGATCCTCGTCTTGGGATTCTTGCTGACGTCGAACATTGCCAACTACATCCCCGGTTCGACGTCAGTCTTCATGATCCTCACCTTGATGGTCCTGATTCTCAGAAAACTGTTGGTCGGGGATCTTAAGTGGCGGTTTGGTCCACTTATTATCGCATCGCTGATTTTCATTGCCTACTACCAGTCTACCGGGCTTTGGGTAGATCGCACTGAGTATTTCAGTTGGGAGCTGATTTATCGAGTCGTCCCCGTGCTCATTGTCGTCAGCGAGCTGTTTTCAACGCCGCGCCACCACGTCTGGTTCTTTGTCGGAATCGCGTTCGGAATGCTCTTCACTTCGTTGTCGACCATTCGGACGGCCTTCGAGTTTTATACGACGGGTGCCGCGGATCAGATTGCGGGAAGCGTCGGATATATCGAGTCTACGCGATTTTACGGTCACTGGCCCGACCCCAATATCATGTCGATGACGCTTGCGGCGTACTTGGGCGGTGTTATCGCTTTTTGGCGCAGCAAACTGCATTTTTTAATTCGGGCGCTAATGCTCGCGACTTTGGTCACAACCGTAGCCGCGATCCTCATGTCCTTGTCGAGAACGGGACTCGTAGGGGTTGTAATTGTTGTTGCGATGATGCTTGCCGTTGAGCGCAGACGCCTGTTGCTTGTGGGCATTTTGTTCGTAGTTACCGTCATTTTGCTGACCATTCTCCCTGTCGACTTGTTCGGACGCGTTGCCGATCTTTTGTCCGGTACGGACAAGTCCACCTCGCAAAGACTTTCCCTGCTGACGGCCGGTTGGCACATGTTCTGGGAAAACCCGATCTTCGGCGGGGGATTGGGCCACTACAAAAGCAATGTGTTCTACTATCTGATTTACCTCGGACAATCGCTCTTCGCCCACAATACTCTTGTTGATCTTGGGGTCGATGGCGGACTCGTCGCGATTGTCTTGTTCGCCGTTTGTGTCGCGATCGCACTCCGAGGGCTTGACTGGAAAATCAAGTACGTTGACAATTCGGATACGGTTTCTTTGCTAAATGCGGGCTTAAGAGCCGGCATGGTTGCGACAATTTTCTCATTTCTGACAATGACGGCATACTCGTTCGTTCCCTTTTGGGTGCTTATGACCATGAGTGCATTCTATCCCGCCGCGACCCGAAATCAAGCCTCAACTCAATTGCAGGCAGTCTGA
- the tsaD gene encoding tRNA (adenosine(37)-N6)-threonylcarbamoyltransferase complex transferase subunit TsaD, with translation MLVLAVESSCDENSAAVIRDGQVLSLVTVTQQVHIPFGGVVPELAGRSHLELQDRNVQQALSDAGVDLRDVTHVAATSGPGLVGSLLVGHTFASALSTTLRVPLVSTHHMEGHLWSVEIDREPMPLPFLILLVSGGHTLLVLVRGFRNYEILGSTLDDALGEAYDKVGKLLGMGFPAGAEIDRCAKQGNVNAIPFPVSMRDQSYNFSFSGLKTAVAYKLRDEPQWSRSELRNDLLASFQFAAMQSVLEKAERAAKNFNLRAIAAAGGVAANSALRAGLKKIADELSIDSSFPAMKYCADNAAMIGFAAWKQLASGFPPVELPVRPRWPITELQKLPAHSI, from the coding sequence ATGTTAGTTCTGGCCGTCGAATCAAGTTGCGATGAGAATTCCGCCGCCGTCATCCGCGACGGTCAAGTTCTCTCCTTGGTCACGGTTACTCAGCAGGTGCATATTCCGTTCGGCGGAGTCGTTCCCGAGCTTGCCGGGCGCTCGCACTTGGAGTTGCAAGACAGAAATGTCCAACAGGCACTTTCGGACGCTGGCGTGGACTTGCGAGACGTCACTCACGTCGCCGCGACATCCGGCCCTGGACTTGTTGGATCCCTTCTGGTCGGTCACACTTTTGCGTCCGCGCTTTCCACCACGTTGCGCGTTCCGCTCGTGTCCACGCACCACATGGAAGGGCATCTTTGGTCTGTCGAAATTGATCGCGAGCCTATGCCGCTTCCGTTCCTGATTCTGTTAGTGAGCGGCGGACATACACTCTTAGTCCTTGTCCGGGGTTTTCGTAACTACGAAATTCTCGGTTCGACATTGGACGACGCGCTCGGCGAAGCCTATGACAAAGTCGGCAAATTGTTGGGTATGGGATTCCCTGCGGGAGCGGAAATCGACCGTTGTGCCAAGCAAGGCAATGTAAACGCAATCCCCTTTCCCGTTTCCATGCGCGACCAATCATACAATTTCAGCTTTTCCGGATTGAAAACCGCCGTTGCCTACAAACTGCGTGATGAACCGCAGTGGAGTAGGAGTGAGCTGCGCAACGATCTCCTTGCTTCGTTCCAATTTGCGGCCATGCAGTCCGTGCTCGAAAAGGCCGAACGAGCAGCCAAGAATTTCAATCTGCGCGCAATCGCGGCTGCTGGCGGAGTCGCTGCCAATAGCGCGCTTCGAGCGGGCCTGAAGAAAATTGCGGATGAGCTCTCCATCGATTCTTCTTTCCCTGCAATGAAGTATTGCGCTGACAATGCCGCCATGATCGGATTCGCGGCGTGGAAACAACTTGCGTCGGGCTTTCCCCCCGTTGAATTGCCCGTCCGACCCCGCTGGCCAATCACTGAACTACAAAAACTACCGGCACACTCGATTTGA